A genome region from Natronobeatus ordinarius includes the following:
- the fer gene encoding ferredoxin Fer has translation MYDTILIPTDGSDVAASAGEYAASLAGAFDADLHVLSVEEPRDRAEDEELPAEQAVGATSALADDAGLEPTTSVRETDGDVHREIIDYAEEHDVSCIVMGTHGRTGLSRFVLGSVAEQTLRESPIPVVTVHEGTDVEPTIDRLLVPTDGSDSAAAAVSHAIDLATATDATLEVVHVDGRRLQRDPDRYEFPGADEKTGVDAVDEAVERALEAGLEPVHATVLPGRADQAILAHAAKRDADAIVLGTHGRTGVRRYLLGSVTERVVRFAGVPVFAVKPEPGPTTTVEYLDYAVIEEREWSLEDGDLFERAAETAGLDEAAYGTLEVEQGEYLLDAAESAGLDWPFYCRSGGCVNCAAVCLEGEVEMDVNRSLSEEELEEGLRLTCVGTPTGDTLRLVVNAKELESLEDRVM, from the coding sequence ATGTACGACACGATCCTGATTCCGACCGACGGTAGCGACGTCGCGGCGTCCGCAGGCGAGTACGCGGCCTCGCTGGCGGGCGCGTTCGACGCCGACCTGCACGTGCTCTCCGTGGAGGAGCCGCGAGACCGCGCCGAAGACGAGGAGTTGCCGGCTGAACAGGCGGTGGGCGCCACGTCGGCCCTCGCCGACGACGCCGGCCTCGAACCCACGACGAGCGTGCGAGAGACCGACGGGGACGTTCACCGGGAAATAATCGATTACGCCGAGGAGCACGACGTGAGCTGTATCGTGATGGGCACCCACGGTCGGACGGGCCTGAGCCGATTCGTCCTCGGAAGCGTCGCCGAGCAGACGCTCCGGGAGTCGCCGATTCCCGTCGTGACGGTCCACGAGGGGACCGACGTCGAGCCGACGATCGACCGACTGCTGGTCCCGACCGACGGCAGCGACTCTGCGGCCGCCGCCGTCTCCCACGCGATCGACCTCGCGACGGCGACCGACGCGACGCTCGAGGTCGTCCACGTCGACGGGCGCCGGCTCCAGCGCGACCCCGACCGGTACGAGTTCCCCGGCGCGGACGAGAAAACGGGCGTCGACGCCGTGGACGAGGCCGTCGAACGGGCACTCGAGGCCGGCCTCGAGCCGGTTCACGCCACGGTCCTCCCCGGGCGGGCCGACCAGGCGATCCTCGCCCACGCCGCCAAACGCGACGCCGACGCCATCGTACTGGGCACGCACGGTCGAACGGGAGTCCGGCGGTACCTGCTCGGGAGCGTCACCGAACGTGTCGTCCGCTTCGCCGGGGTGCCCGTCTTCGCCGTGAAGCCCGAACCGGGGCCGACGACGACCGTCGAGTACCTGGACTACGCGGTGATCGAGGAACGCGAGTGGTCGCTCGAGGACGGCGACCTCTTCGAGCGGGCTGCGGAGACGGCCGGACTGGACGAGGCAGCGTACGGGACGCTCGAGGTCGAGCAGGGGGAGTACCTGCTCGACGCCGCCGAGTCGGCGGGACTCGACTGGCCCTTCTACTGTCGATCCGGGGGCTGCGTGAACTGCGCAGCCGTCTGCCTGGAGGGCGAGGTCGAGATGGACGTCAACCGGAGTCTCTCCGAGGAGGAACTCGAGGAGGGGCTTCGGCTGACCTGCGTCGGAACCCCGACGGGCGACACGCTTCGGCTCGTGGTCAACGCCAAGGAACTCGAGTCACTGGAAGACCGGGTGATGTGA
- a CDS encoding universal stress protein yields MDLIVVAMDDSPHARKALEYALERFPDRTIRAVHVPEVSEFPTGTETTDEIVTERVAEILEEAEAIAAEHGREIETETTYGHAAKALVSYANDHDADHIVVGSRGRSGAKRLLLGSVAETIVRRADCPVVVVR; encoded by the coding sequence ATGGACCTCATCGTCGTCGCGATGGACGACTCCCCACACGCGCGCAAGGCACTCGAGTACGCACTCGAGCGGTTCCCCGACCGGACGATTCGTGCCGTCCACGTCCCCGAAGTTTCGGAGTTTCCGACCGGTACGGAGACGACGGACGAGATCGTTACCGAACGGGTCGCCGAAATCCTCGAGGAAGCGGAAGCGATCGCCGCAGAACACGGCCGGGAGATCGAGACCGAGACGACCTACGGCCACGCGGCGAAGGCGCTCGTCTCCTACGCGAACGACCACGACGCCGACCACATCGTCGTCGGCAGCCGTGGCCGAAGCGGCGCGAAACGACTCCTCCTCGGAAGCGTCGCCGAGACGATCGTTCGCCGGGCGGACTGTCCGGTCGTCGTCGTCCGCTAG